In Actinoplanes lobatus, the DNA window ACGCCGTCGCCACGCGTGGGTCCTTCGCGTCGGATCAGGCACTGCACGCCACAGACCTTCTGCGTACGCGGTACGCGTCCTTCGTACCCCCGATGGGTTTGACCGTGCTCGTGGAGATCGTCTACCCGGGCAACCGGATCGTCGTGGACTATCAGGGCCTCGACGACCTGGTGCTTCTCGGGGCGGTCGACATCGCCACCGGCCGCAGCTTCGGCCCGGAGGCGGTGCCTGGCTGGCCGGGCCCGGTGGTCGAGACGTTCGGTTACGCGACGCTGACCGAGGCGCTGGCCGCTCCGCCGCGCGACGGCCGCGAGGGCCTGGTCGTGCACTTCACGGACGCCGACCAGCGGGTGAAGATCAAGTACGCGGACTACGTCCGGCTGCACCGTCTGGTCACCGGGCTCACCCCGCGCAGTGTGTGGGAGCTCCTGGTCACCGGCGGCGACCTGGACGCCATGCTGGAGCCGCTGCCGGACGAGTTCCACGTGTGGGCGCGGGGCGTCGTGACGGAACTCACCGCGGAGGTCGAGGCACGGGCGGCCGCGGTCGAGGCCACCTACGACGAGATCGTCGCCGGGCTGCCGGACGGCTGGGGCCGTAAAGAGTTCGCGATCGAGGCGATGCGCAGTGGGCACCGCGCCGAACTGTTCCTCCGGCTGGACGGCAAGGATTACCGTCCCGGCCTGTGGCAGCGGGTCCGGCCGGCCGGTTGAGGGATATGGGATGACACGACTTCTGATCACGCGCGGCCTGCCGGCCTCCGGCAAGACGACGTTCGCGCACAAGCTCCAGCCCGGCGTGGTCCGGGTGAACCGCGACGACCTGCGCCGCATGCTGCACGGCGGCCGGCTCTACACGCAGGTGGCCGAGGGCCAGGTCACGCACGCCCAGCGGGCCGCCGTGGAGGCACTGCTGCGGGCCCGGGCCAGCGTGATCGTCGACGACACGAACCTGCGTGCCAAGACGGTCCGCGAGTGGGCCGAGATGGCGGCGCGGTTCGAGGCGTCGTTCGAGGTGCACGACTTCACCGACGTGCCGGTCGACGAGTGCGTGCGGCGTGACGCCGAGCGCCCCGAGGGCGACCGGGTCGGCGAGGACGCGATCCGCCGCCTGCACGACCGCTATCTGGCCGGGAAGAACCTGCCGCTGCCGGTCCCGTTCGTCGAGCGGGGCGGGCCGGGTGTGGTCTACCGGCCCGATCCGGAGCTGCCCGAGGCGGTGCTGGTCGACATCGACGGGACAGTGGCGCTGATGAACGGCCGCAGCCCGTACGACTGGCGCCGGGTCGGCGAGGACGAGCCCAACCCGGCGGTGATCGCCGCGGTCCGGGCGATGCACGCCGCGGGGCACGCGATCGTCTTCTGCTCCGGGCGGGACGCGGTGTGCCGCCCGGAGACCGAGGCCTGGCTGGACCTGTACGTCGGGGTCCCGTACGAGGCGTTGTTCATGCGTGCCGAGGGCGACAGCCGGAAGGACTCGATCGTCAAGCGGGAGATCTTCGACCGTGAGGTCAGGGAGCGCTGGCGGATCGTCGGAGTGTTCGACGACCGTCAACAGGTGGTACGCATGTGGCGGCAGCTCGGCCTGACCGTGTTCCAGGTGGCGGAGGGAGATTTCTAGGGTGAAATACCCGCGGACGTTCCATCTGCCCGGCTCACCGGGAGCGACCGCCGACGACCGGATTCAGCATGATCTGTCCTGGTTGGATGGCGAGCTCGTGGTGACCGAGAAGATGGACGGCGGGAACCTCACCTTCACCCGGGACACCATGTTCGCCCGCTCGCTCGACTCCGGCACCCACCCGTGGGACCGTCCGGCGAAGGCGCTGTGGGCCATGACGGCGTACCGGATACCCGACGAGTGGCGCGTCTGCGGTGAGTCCATGTGGGCCCGCCGCAGCGTCGCCTACACCGATCTGCCCGGTGTCTTCCTGGTCTTCGGGATCTGGGACGAGACGGACACGCTGCTCGGCTGGGACGACACCGTCGATTGGGCCCGTCGCCTGGAGCTGCCCGTCGTCCCGGTCCTCTACCGGGGCGGCAGCCTCTCCGAGGCCCGTGCCGCCTGGGCCGCCCAGCGCACCGAGGACGACTCGGAGGGCTTCGTGGTCCGCGCCACCGGCCGCATCCCAGCGTCCGAATTCGATCACAAGGTCCTGAAGTGGGTCCGTCCCGGCCACGTCCGTACGCCCGCCTCCTGGCGTCACCGCGACGACTTCCCGGTCAACGAGTTCGCCTGAGACTCATCCCCGGTAGGGGCACCGCGAGCCGTGGCGGGCCAGGTCGGCGGCCTCGTCGTCCAGGTAGAAGGCTGGCCGCTCGTCGAACTCGTCGTAGTAGCGGTGGAAGACCGGGGTGATGCCGCCGGAGATGGGCGGGACGATCCAGCTCCAGTCGGCGGGGACACGGCGCCCGGCCTTCTCCTCGTTGCGCAGGTGGGTGATGAAGCGCTGCGACTCGGTGTGGTGGTCGCTGATCTTGACGCCGGCGCGCTCGAAACTGTGCAGGACGGCCCGGTTCAGCTCGACCAGCGCCCGGTCCCGCCACAGCGTGGACTCCCGGCTGGTGTCCAGGCCCATCCGTGCGGCGACCACCGGCAGCAGGTTGTAGCGGTCGGCGTCGGCGAGGTTCCGGGCGCCGATCTCCGAGCCCATGTACCAGCCGTTGAACGGGGCGAGCGGATAGTGCACGCCGCCGACCGTGAGCCGCATGTTGGAGATCGCCGGTACGGCGTGCCAGCGCAGCCCCAGCTCGGCGAACCACGGATGGTCGGGGTGGCTGAGCGGCACCTCCCGGATGGCGCGCTCGGGCAGCTCGTAGAGGCGCACCCCGTCGCCGGGCGTCTCGATCACCAGCGGCAGCACGTCGAACGCCTCGTCCTTGCCCTGCCAGCCGTAGCCGCGGACGGCCTCGGTGAACTCGATCATCCGCGGGTCGCCGACCGTGCCGCCGGCCTCGGTCCGGTACCCGGCGTAGCGGATGAGCTGCTCGTTCCAGATCCGGGCGTGCTGCTGGCCAGGCTGGGCGGGGGCGAAGACGCTGATCACCGGGCGAATCTGCCCGCTGCCGGCGGCCTGGAGGTGCTGCACCAGCAGCGAGTAGATCTCGTCGGCGGTACGGGCGCGCCGGCGGTCCAGCACCAGGAGGCTGCGCCAGTAGAGCCGCCCGATGCACCGGCTGGCGTTGCGCCAGGCCATCTTCGCGCCGTGGGCCAGCTCGTCCGTGGTGTGCACGTAGCTCCCGGTCGCGGCGATCTGCGCGCGGACGATGGCGAGTCGCGGCTCGACCGGTCCGAGGCGGGGGTTCTCGGTGTAGCAGCGCCGCAGGAAGTCCTCGGCCTCGCCGGGATCCACGGGTGAGCTCGGGTCCCAGGGTTCCGCCGGTTGGTCCCGGTAACCGGGCACGATCATCGAGCTCCTCCGGATTGTCGAGGGATGGGGATACCGGAGGTTCGCACGACCCCGTAGCGGGCGAATCAGACAAGGTGTGCGACAAAAGCGGAGCGGCCCACCCGATTGGGTGGGCCGCATCACATTTGCTCTGTTATTCGCCAGGCGTCGACTTGGCGATCTGCATCAGGAACTCGATGTTGGTCCGGGTCTGCTTGAGCCGGTCCATCAGGAGGTCCAGAGCCGCGCCGGACTCCAGCGAACTGAGCACCTTGCGGAGCTTGTGGATGATCGCCAGCTCCTCCTTGCCCAGCAGGATCTCTTCCTTACGGGTGCTGGAGGCGGAGACGTCCACGGCCGGGAAGACCCGCTTGTCGGCGATCTTCCGGTCCAGCTTGAGCTCGGCGTTACCGGTGCCCTTGAACTCCTCGAAGATGACCGTGTCCATCATCGACCCGGTCTCCACCAGCGCGGTGGCGAGAATGGTCAGCGAACCGCCGTTCTCGATGTTGCGCGCCGCGCCGAGGAACCGCTTCGGCGGGTAGAGCGCGGTCGAGTCGATACCACCCGACATGATCCGGCCGGAAGCCGGAGCGGCCAGGTTGTACGACCGGCCGAGCCGGGTCACCGAGTCGAGCAGCACGACCACGTCGTGGCCCAGCTCGACCAGCCGCTTGGCCCGCTCGATGGCGAGCTCGGCGACCGTGGTGTGGTCCTGCGGCGGACGGTCGAACGTGGCCGCGATGACCTCGCCCTTCACCGTGCGCTGCATGTCGGTGACCTCTTCGGGCCGCTCGTCCACGAGCACGACCATCAGGTGGCACTCGGGGTTGTTGCGGGTGATCGCGTTGGCCAGCGCCTGCAGGACCATCGTCTTACCGGCCTTCGGCGGGGAGACGATGAGCGCGCGCTGACCCTTACCGATCGGCATCACCAGGTCGATGATGCGGGTGGTGAGGATGTGCGGCTCGGTCTCCAGCCGCAGGCGCTCCTGCGGGTAGAGCGGGGTGAGCTTGTAGAACTCGGGACGGCGGCGGGCCTCGTCCGGCTCCATCCCGTTGATGGTGTCGAGCCGGACCAGCGGGTTGTACTTGTCCCGCCGCTGCCCGTCGTTGCCACCCTCACGCGGGGCGGAGCGCACCGCACCGGTGACCGCGTCACCGCGGCGCAGACCGTACTTCTTGACCTGCGACATCGAGACGTAGACGTCGTTCGGCCCGGAGAGGTAGCCGGTGGTGCGGACGAACGCGTAGTTGTCCAGCACGTCCAGGATGCCGGCCACCGGGACGAGCACCTCGTCCTCGGCCACGTGCGGCTCCCGGCCCTCCCGCTGGCCGCGGTCGTCACGCTGGCCGCGGTCGTCACGCTGGTCGCCGTCACGGTCCCGGCCCCGGCGGCGGTCCCGGAAGCGGCTGCGCCGGCTCCGGCGGCCACCCTCGTCGTCGCTGTCGTCGTCGTGACCCTGGTCACCACGACCCTGGTCACCACGACCCTGGTCACCACGACCCTGGTCACCACGGCTCTCGGCACGCTGACCACGGTCGTTGCCGCGGTCCTCGCGCTGCTGGTTGTCACGCTGGCCGTCACGCTGGCCACGCTGCCGGTCCCGGCTGCGCTCACCGCGTTCCGGCCGGTCGCCGCGCTCGGGACGCTCGGTGGTCTCGACCGCGGGCGCGGGGGCCTCGGCCGGGGCCGGAGCGGCCTCCACGGCCGCCGCCTCCGGCTCGCGCGGGGCGGTTTCCCGGGGCTCCCGGGAAGCACGCTCACGGCGGCTCCGGGCCGGGCGCTCGGCCGGAGCCGACTCAGCGGGTGCGGCTGCGGTTTTGGGCGCCTCGACCGGGGCGGCCTGGGCCGGGGCCGGCTGCGCGGGGGCGGCGGCAGCCTCGGCGCTGTTGGTGCGCGGGCGCGGGGCCGGCTCGGCCGCGGGCGATCCGCCGCTCTGGCGCTCGGTGATCGCGGCGATCAGCTCGCCCTTGCGCATCCGGGCGGTGCCGGAGATGCCGAGGGAGGCGGCGAGGCTCTGCAACTCGGGCAGCAGCATCGCGGACAGCCCGGTGCCGCCCCGGCGGCGCTTCGTAGCGGTCGCGGTGGTGCCGGCGCCGTCAGCGACGTCAGAAACACCCGACGTCACGTCGGTGGTGTCGCTCAATGGATTCCTTCCGTCGGAAAAAGCCCGAGTTCACCCGGAACTGCAGCCTGGGCCGGGTGCCCTCGGAACCCGCTTCGCAACAGCGGCGCGGGAGTTAGTGCAGCACGGCAGCTCGACCGGTATCCCTGCCCGTCAGGCTTGACGGGTAGGTCTCGGCGAGTGCAGCGATCCATGGATGCTGCCCGGCGTTTGCCTTGATGAGAGTTGAGAAAGGCCGTAGGCCAGAAACCTCGGGGGTGCGCCGAACCGCAGAGATCGCTTGCTTCGCGGCTGTGCTAGGTCTTGAGCGTAGTCAACTCGTGCGACCTGCGGCAACAGGACCCCGCTCGGCGTGTTCCACCATACCCCCTTTCACACGAGCACCGGCGTCATCCACGCCCAGCACTTCGCTGTGCCAGTGCGCACCCGGCACGAAATCGGCCGGGACCTCGGTCAACGCGAGCACGGTCGGGCCCGCTCCGCTGACCACGGCGGCCACCCCGGCCGCCCGGAGGGCCGCCACCAGGGACGCCGATCCCGGCATCCCCGGAGCGCGGTAGTCCTGATGCAGCCGGTCCTCGGTGGCCGGGAACAGCAGGGACGGATCCATGGTGAGCGCGTGCGTCAGCAGGGCGGCCCGCCCCGCGTTGAACGCCGCGTCGTGGTGCGGGACCTCCGGCGGCAGCGCGGCGCGCGCGGACGCCGTGTACCCCAGCTCGGAGGGGATGAAAACGGTGGGGCGCACACCGGCGGCCGGGGTCAGCGAGACGGCACGGGCGCCGTCCGGCTCGGTCCACGCGACGGTGAAGCCGCCGAGCAGGCAGGGCGCCACGTTGTCCGGGTGGCCCTCGAGCCGGGCCGCGATCCGCAGCGCGGCCGCGTCGTCGATCAGCTCGAGACCGCCTCTGATCAGGCCGCGGGCCAGCTGCACGCCGCCCACGATGGCCGCCGAGGAGCTGCCCATGCCACGGGCCTGCGGGATCCGGTTGACGCACTCGACGGCGACGCCCGGCGGCCGCTCGCCGGCCTCGTCGAAGGTCGCCAGCATGGCCCGCACCACCAGGTGGTCGGGGCCGGTCGGCAACTCGCCCGCGCCCTCGCCGTACACCGTGACCGTGTAGGAGTCGCCGGTCACCCGGGCGGTCAGGTCGTCGTACAGCGTCAGCGCCAGGCCCAGGGCGTCGAAGCCGGGGCCGAGGTTGGCGCTGGTCGCCGGCGTGCTGACGGAGACCGGTTCGGTGACGAAGGACAAACCCATCGCCACATGCTAGGGGCTGATCATTCCGGGGTTGGCTCCCCGGTCCCGGTAATCCCGAATGTCG includes these proteins:
- the thrB gene encoding homoserine kinase; translation: MGLSFVTEPVSVSTPATSANLGPGFDALGLALTLYDDLTARVTGDSYTVTVYGEGAGELPTGPDHLVVRAMLATFDEAGERPPGVAVECVNRIPQARGMGSSSAAIVGGVQLARGLIRGGLELIDDAAALRIAARLEGHPDNVAPCLLGGFTVAWTEPDGARAVSLTPAAGVRPTVFIPSELGYTASARAALPPEVPHHDAAFNAGRAALLTHALTMDPSLLFPATEDRLHQDYRAPGMPGSASLVAALRAAGVAAVVSGAGPTVLALTEVPADFVPGAHWHSEVLGVDDAGARVKGGMVEHAERGPVAAGRTS
- a CDS encoding nitric oxide synthase oxygenase; its protein translation is MIVPGYRDQPAEPWDPSSPVDPGEAEDFLRRCYTENPRLGPVEPRLAIVRAQIAATGSYVHTTDELAHGAKMAWRNASRCIGRLYWRSLLVLDRRRARTADEIYSLLVQHLQAAGSGQIRPVISVFAPAQPGQQHARIWNEQLIRYAGYRTEAGGTVGDPRMIEFTEAVRGYGWQGKDEAFDVLPLVIETPGDGVRLYELPERAIREVPLSHPDHPWFAELGLRWHAVPAISNMRLTVGGVHYPLAPFNGWYMGSEIGARNLADADRYNLLPVVAARMGLDTSRESTLWRDRALVELNRAVLHSFERAGVKISDHHTESQRFITHLRNEEKAGRRVPADWSWIVPPISGGITPVFHRYYDEFDERPAFYLDDEAADLARHGSRCPYRG
- a CDS encoding phosphatase domain-containing protein codes for the protein MTRLLITRGLPASGKTTFAHKLQPGVVRVNRDDLRRMLHGGRLYTQVAEGQVTHAQRAAVEALLRARASVIVDDTNLRAKTVREWAEMAARFEASFEVHDFTDVPVDECVRRDAERPEGDRVGEDAIRRLHDRYLAGKNLPLPVPFVERGGPGVVYRPDPELPEAVLVDIDGTVALMNGRSPYDWRRVGEDEPNPAVIAAVRAMHAAGHAIVFCSGRDAVCRPETEAWLDLYVGVPYEALFMRAEGDSRKDSIVKREIFDREVRERWRIVGVFDDRQQVVRMWRQLGLTVFQVAEGDF
- a CDS encoding RNA ligase family protein produces the protein MKYPRTFHLPGSPGATADDRIQHDLSWLDGELVVTEKMDGGNLTFTRDTMFARSLDSGTHPWDRPAKALWAMTAYRIPDEWRVCGESMWARRSVAYTDLPGVFLVFGIWDETDTLLGWDDTVDWARRLELPVVPVLYRGGSLSEARAAWAAQRTEDDSEGFVVRATGRIPASEFDHKVLKWVRPGHVRTPASWRHRDDFPVNEFA
- the rho gene encoding transcription termination factor Rho, yielding MSDTTDVTSGVSDVADGAGTTATATKRRRGGTGLSAMLLPELQSLAASLGISGTARMRKGELIAAITERQSGGSPAAEPAPRPRTNSAEAAAAPAQPAPAQAAPVEAPKTAAAPAESAPAERPARSRRERASREPRETAPREPEAAAVEAAPAPAEAPAPAVETTERPERGDRPERGERSRDRQRGQRDGQRDNQQREDRGNDRGQRAESRGDQGRGDQGRGDQGRGDQGHDDDSDDEGGRRSRRSRFRDRRRGRDRDGDQRDDRGQRDDRGQREGREPHVAEDEVLVPVAGILDVLDNYAFVRTTGYLSGPNDVYVSMSQVKKYGLRRGDAVTGAVRSAPREGGNDGQRRDKYNPLVRLDTINGMEPDEARRRPEFYKLTPLYPQERLRLETEPHILTTRIIDLVMPIGKGQRALIVSPPKAGKTMVLQALANAITRNNPECHLMVVLVDERPEEVTDMQRTVKGEVIAATFDRPPQDHTTVAELAIERAKRLVELGHDVVVLLDSVTRLGRSYNLAAPASGRIMSGGIDSTALYPPKRFLGAARNIENGGSLTILATALVETGSMMDTVIFEEFKGTGNAELKLDRKIADKRVFPAVDVSASSTRKEEILLGKEELAIIHKLRKVLSSLESGAALDLLMDRLKQTRTNIEFLMQIAKSTPGE
- a CDS encoding RNA ligase codes for the protein MTLLHDVLDPVELTEAIGNGLIRTQRHPSLPFVIYNYTEACQYSGAWTPITLACRGLVVDAGGRIVARPFRKFFNHDQAQAPALDPGARVTVTDKADGSLGVIYHDGSGYAVATRGSFASDQALHATDLLRTRYASFVPPMGLTVLVEIVYPGNRIVVDYQGLDDLVLLGAVDIATGRSFGPEAVPGWPGPVVETFGYATLTEALAAPPRDGREGLVVHFTDADQRVKIKYADYVRLHRLVTGLTPRSVWELLVTGGDLDAMLEPLPDEFHVWARGVVTELTAEVEARAAAVEATYDEIVAGLPDGWGRKEFAIEAMRSGHRAELFLRLDGKDYRPGLWQRVRPAG